The Phoenix dactylifera cultivar Barhee BC4 chromosome 9, palm_55x_up_171113_PBpolish2nd_filt_p, whole genome shotgun sequence genome window below encodes:
- the LOC103700251 gene encoding NAC domain-containing protein 79 isoform X1 produces the protein MEHGALVLSKRDVHMDLPPGFRFHPTDEELITYYLYKKVIDASFSARAIGEVDLTKSEPWDLPFEASTGEKDGYFFCVRDRKHPTGLRTNRATEAGYWKATGKDKEIHRGKILIGMKKTLVFYRGRASKVEKTNWVMHEYRLEGKTSVHNLCRTKMNEWVICKVFHKNSGEKKDAELMEMGSWFEDGLDSALRAPLMNEHYGRKNKASSTSISTHMTCFSNALEGDTGHEELLENCYTFASLSESNFSPSSLNLFDMPLPGSLNTTSLGASQNPGASLVQLLENNGYSKEESFKIERDLIIIPALKNNYMDRHFFDCQEKTNASARPL, from the exons ATGGAACATGGTGCTTTAGTGCTAAGCAAGCGAGACGTTCATATGGACTTACCACCAGGTTTCCGCTTCCACCCCACTGATGAAGAACTCATTACTTACTACCTTTACAAGAAGGTTATCGATGCCAGCTTCAGTGCCAGAGCCATTGGAGAAGTTGACTTGACCAAATCAGAGCCATGGGATTTGCCCT TTGAAGCTAGCACAGGAGAGAAGGATGGGTACTTCTTCTGTGTGAGGGATAGGAAGCACCCAACTGGTTTGAGGACAAACAGGGCTACCGAGGCTGGTTACTGGAAGGCAACAGGAAAAGACAAGGAGATCCACCGAGGAAAGATTCTTATTGGGATGAAGAAGACCCTTGTTTTCTACAGAGGCAGGGCATCCAAAGTAGAGAAGACCAACTGGGTCATGCATGAATACAGATTAGAGGGAAAGACTTCTGTCCACAACCTCTGTAGAACAAAAATG AATGAGTGGGTGATCTGCAAAGTATTCCATAAGAACTCTGGAGAGAAGAAAGATGCAGAACTCATGGAGATGGGCTCCTGGTTTGAAGATGGATTGGATTCTGCTCTTCGAGCTCCATTGATGAATGAGCACTACGGCAGAAAGAACAAAGCTTCTTCGACATCCATCTCGACCCATATGACCTGCTTCTCCAATGCCTTGGAGGGTGACACAGGCCATGAGGAGCTGTTGGAGAACTGCTACACATTTGCCTCTCTCTCTGAGTCCAATTTTTCGCCATCATCACTAAATCTCTTTGATATGCCTCTGCCTGGCTCCTTGAATACCACCAGCCTTGGGGCTTCTCAGAACCCAGGTGCCAGTTTAGTGCAATTGCTTGAGAATAATGGATATAGCAAGGAGGAGAGTTTCAAAATAGAGAGGGATCTTATCATCATTCCAGCTCTCAAAAACAATTATATGGACAGGCACTTCTTTGATTGCCAAGAGAAGACAAATGCTTCAGCTAGGCCTCTGTGA
- the LOC103700251 gene encoding NAC domain-containing protein 79 isoform X2: MEHGALVLSKRDVHMDLPPGFRFHPTDEELITYYLYKKVIDASFSARAIGEVDLTKSEPWDLPSSTGEKDGYFFCVRDRKHPTGLRTNRATEAGYWKATGKDKEIHRGKILIGMKKTLVFYRGRASKVEKTNWVMHEYRLEGKTSVHNLCRTKMNEWVICKVFHKNSGEKKDAELMEMGSWFEDGLDSALRAPLMNEHYGRKNKASSTSISTHMTCFSNALEGDTGHEELLENCYTFASLSESNFSPSSLNLFDMPLPGSLNTTSLGASQNPGASLVQLLENNGYSKEESFKIERDLIIIPALKNNYMDRHFFDCQEKTNASARPL; the protein is encoded by the exons ATGGAACATGGTGCTTTAGTGCTAAGCAAGCGAGACGTTCATATGGACTTACCACCAGGTTTCCGCTTCCACCCCACTGATGAAGAACTCATTACTTACTACCTTTACAAGAAGGTTATCGATGCCAGCTTCAGTGCCAGAGCCATTGGAGAAGTTGACTTGACCAAATCAGAGCCATGGGATTTGCCCT CTAGCACAGGAGAGAAGGATGGGTACTTCTTCTGTGTGAGGGATAGGAAGCACCCAACTGGTTTGAGGACAAACAGGGCTACCGAGGCTGGTTACTGGAAGGCAACAGGAAAAGACAAGGAGATCCACCGAGGAAAGATTCTTATTGGGATGAAGAAGACCCTTGTTTTCTACAGAGGCAGGGCATCCAAAGTAGAGAAGACCAACTGGGTCATGCATGAATACAGATTAGAGGGAAAGACTTCTGTCCACAACCTCTGTAGAACAAAAATG AATGAGTGGGTGATCTGCAAAGTATTCCATAAGAACTCTGGAGAGAAGAAAGATGCAGAACTCATGGAGATGGGCTCCTGGTTTGAAGATGGATTGGATTCTGCTCTTCGAGCTCCATTGATGAATGAGCACTACGGCAGAAAGAACAAAGCTTCTTCGACATCCATCTCGACCCATATGACCTGCTTCTCCAATGCCTTGGAGGGTGACACAGGCCATGAGGAGCTGTTGGAGAACTGCTACACATTTGCCTCTCTCTCTGAGTCCAATTTTTCGCCATCATCACTAAATCTCTTTGATATGCCTCTGCCTGGCTCCTTGAATACCACCAGCCTTGGGGCTTCTCAGAACCCAGGTGCCAGTTTAGTGCAATTGCTTGAGAATAATGGATATAGCAAGGAGGAGAGTTTCAAAATAGAGAGGGATCTTATCATCATTCCAGCTCTCAAAAACAATTATATGGACAGGCACTTCTTTGATTGCCAAGAGAAGACAAATGCTTCAGCTAGGCCTCTGTGA